Proteins encoded in a region of the Salmo trutta chromosome 34, fSalTru1.1, whole genome shotgun sequence genome:
- the LOC115173739 gene encoding mediator of RNA polymerase II transcription subunit 1-like isoform X1 — protein MAFGINLGIVFLCSLFAEHSSFTWAPRDAQRVRGYGFSGSSRMEVEQRQTGGSYPQDQFRPASRGSIPSSFTSAQTKGKRTRAKNTDISLSGSIASGASAIHNMHQTKASRTYSQSVSDPSAVRPVSSWEAKRIQPYTLHPVQPHSSSSGLVQNPYGMFNVHSRTASNLKPSTPNYGSTQSGLKFSTSRQPNQGLVQTQSRGAPSLYGQAATLTRYVQDLKQGSSFSTLASKGPIEISAQSISTPDRQVPSSGSSFRPGPLSFGSTQGGSAAKSYKPSFSQDVMQYQSSSASRSVSTSNQYAQTSGQRLDGASRGMPTSSLASRSSLFRPSSTASGNSYGAFKPGSDPGATPSQSLFTSNQGGRGSTYSQNLLAKPAQRKYGQMSAHWGSYQPSYAASSGPVSSLFSSTFIQNAPATAQKSSGSKPAPSQRYQPSYMFNEVKSNTSSARSPTQILLSSSYGPTQSRTSSAISTTPQRFAQTSIHSIPELYGGSPIYRLKDPTR, from the exons ATGGCTTTTGGAATTAATTTGGG GATTGTGTTCCTTTGCTCATTGTTTGCAGAACACTCAAGTTTTACATGGGCTCCACGTG ATGCCCAGAGAGTAAGAGGCTATGGGTTTTCTGGCTCTTCCAGAATGGAAGTTGAGCAGAGGCAAACAGGTGGCAGCTATCCCCAGGATCAATTCAGACCAGCCTCTCGTGGCTCTATCCCCAGCAGCTTTACCTCTGCCCAGACAAAGGGTAAGAGGACCCGTGCCAAGAATACTGACATTAGCCTCTCTGGTTCTATAGCCAGTGGAGCCTCTGCCATCCACAACATGCATCAAACCAAGGCCAGCAGAACCTATAGTCAAAGTGTCTCTGACCCCAGTGCAGTAAGGCCAGTTTCAAGTTGGGAGGCAAAGAGAATTCAGCCCTACACTCTTCATCCAGTACAGCCTCACTCCAGCAGCTCTGGTTTAGTCCAGAATCCATATGGTATGTTTAATGTCCACAGTAGAACTGCCTCTAACCTGAAACCATCTACTCCAAACTATGGCTCTACCCAGAGTGGATTGAAGTTCTCCACCTCCAGACAACCCAACCAAGGCCTTGTCCAGACTCAGAGTAGAGGAGCCCCCAGCCTCTATGGTCAAGCTGCTACCCTCACCCGCTATgtccaggacctgaagcaagggaGCAGCTTCTCTACCCTGGCTTCCAAGGGACCAATAGAAATCTCTGCCCAGTCAATTTCCACTCCTGACCGTCAAGTTCCCTCAAGTGGTTCTTCATTTAGACCAGGTCCTCTGAGTTTTGGTTCTACTCAAGGTGGGAGTGCAGCAAAAAGCTACAAGCCTAGCTTCTCCCAAGATGTTATGCAATACCAGAGCAGCTCTGCCAGTAGAAGTGTTTCAACTTCCAATCAATATGCCCAAACCTCTGGCCAGAGACTAGATGGAGCAAGTCGCGGCATGCCCACTTCCAGCCTGGCCTCTCGCTCCAGTCTTTTTCGCCCTAGCTCTACAGCTAGTGGAAACTCCTATGGAGCCTTCAAGCCTGGCTCTGACCCTGGTGCAACACCAAGCCAAAGCCTGTTTACCTCTAACCAGGGTGGAAGGGGTTCAACATACAGCCAGAATCTCCTTGCTAAACCTGCCCAAAGGAAGTATGGCCAAATGTCTGCTCATTGGGGGAGCTACCAGCCCAGCTATGCTGCCAGTAGTGGGCCAGTCTCCAGCCTCTTCAGTTCAACATTCATCCAGAATGCTCCTGCCACAGCCCAGAAGTCAAGTGGCTCTAAACCTGCCCCCAGTCAACGCTATCAGCCCAGCTATATGTTCAATGAAGTGAAGTCCAACACTAGCTCTGCCAGAAGTCCCACCCAGATCCTCTTGTCTAGCAGCTATGGCCCTACCCAGAGCAGGACCAGCAGTGCCATCTCAACCACCCCTCAACGCTTTGCCCAGACCAGCATCCACAGCATCCCAGAATTGTACGGCGGATCTCCAATCTACCGGCTCAAAGACCCTACTCGGTAG
- the LOC115173739 gene encoding uncharacterized protein LOC115173739 isoform X2: MGFLALPEWKLSRGKQVAAIPRINSDQPLVALSPAALPLPRQRSGLKFSTSRQPNQGLVQTQSRGAPSLYGQAATLTRYVQDLKQGSSFSTLASKGPIEISAQSISTPDRQVPSSGSSFRPGPLSFGSTQGGSAAKSYKPSFSQDVMQYQSSSASRSVSTSNQYAQTSGQRLDGASRGMPTSSLASRSSLFRPSSTASGNSYGAFKPGSDPGATPSQSLFTSNQGGRGSTYSQNLLAKPAQRKYGQMSAHWGSYQPSYAASSGPVSSLFSSTFIQNAPATAQKSSGSKPAPSQRYQPSYMFNEVKSNTSSARSPTQILLSSSYGPTQSRTSSAISTTPQRFAQTSIHSIPELYGGSPIYRLKDPTR, translated from the exons ATGGGTTTTCTGGCTCTTCCAGAATGGAAGTTGAGCAGAGGCAAACAGGTGGCAGCTATCCCCAGGATCAATTCAGACCAGCCTCTCGTGGCTCTATCCCCAGCAGCTTTACCTCTGCCCAGACAAAGG AGTGGATTGAAGTTCTCCACCTCCAGACAACCCAACCAAGGCCTTGTCCAGACTCAGAGTAGAGGAGCCCCCAGCCTCTATGGTCAAGCTGCTACCCTCACCCGCTATgtccaggacctgaagcaagggaGCAGCTTCTCTACCCTGGCTTCCAAGGGACCAATAGAAATCTCTGCCCAGTCAATTTCCACTCCTGACCGTCAAGTTCCCTCAAGTGGTTCTTCATTTAGACCAGGTCCTCTGAGTTTTGGTTCTACTCAAGGTGGGAGTGCAGCAAAAAGCTACAAGCCTAGCTTCTCCCAAGATGTTATGCAATACCAGAGCAGCTCTGCCAGTAGAAGTGTTTCAACTTCCAATCAATATGCCCAAACCTCTGGCCAGAGACTAGATGGAGCAAGTCGCGGCATGCCCACTTCCAGCCTGGCCTCTCGCTCCAGTCTTTTTCGCCCTAGCTCTACAGCTAGTGGAAACTCCTATGGAGCCTTCAAGCCTGGCTCTGACCCTGGTGCAACACCAAGCCAAAGCCTGTTTACCTCTAACCAGGGTGGAAGGGGTTCAACATACAGCCAGAATCTCCTTGCTAAACCTGCCCAAAGGAAGTATGGCCAAATGTCTGCTCATTGGGGGAGCTACCAGCCCAGCTATGCTGCCAGTAGTGGGCCAGTCTCCAGCCTCTTCAGTTCAACATTCATCCAGAATGCTCCTGCCACAGCCCAGAAGTCAAGTGGCTCTAAACCTGCCCCCAGTCAACGCTATCAGCCCAGCTATATGTTCAATGAAGTGAAGTCCAACACTAGCTCTGCCAGAAGTCCCACCCAGATCCTCTTGTCTAGCAGCTATGGCCCTACCCAGAGCAGGACCAGCAGTGCCATCTCAACCACCCCTCAACGCTTTGCCCAGACCAGCATCCACAGCATCCCAGAATTGTACGGCGGATCTCCAATCTACCGGCTCAAAGACCCTACTCGGTAG